A genomic window from Neoarius graeffei isolate fNeoGra1 chromosome 5, fNeoGra1.pri, whole genome shotgun sequence includes:
- the ccdc106a gene encoding coiled-coil domain-containing protein 106a, whose product MNDAETATRKHASSQELQTPKNEDAYEISIPFEENNYEQQGGFYNQNDQNFDSQCNDPPAPASSYLLITNLRTQLQISLEKNSWLQKRIEDLEEERDFLRCQLDRFIFSTKSQESNGNDSRSFSWRRQRDNERDQQAEVQRSANRQSFPQRPAQQPPTNSKVMSTGSGPISAQISSMFGPSHSQPLLHSHGGGGSSSGSSSNNRSMNDLPESLSLLGEDEEYLEDSYLEEDEMMSGEDVMPENMTIRNMGTPGRPPGGHPALKRRRVFRIARGRERQRVKDAAGVLFRYKKILVTYQRLKNMSKAFQIHGVDRNTVASTTPIAELLLVAPEKLAEVGEFDPSKEKLLDYARRCYIALDPQTRSKVQALKKNNLLLPISYRLKGADGR is encoded by the exons CCCCCAAAAATGAGGATGCTTATGAAATCTCCATCCCATTTGAGGAGAACAACTATGAACAACAGGGTGGCTTTTACAACCAGAACGATCAAAACTTCGACAGTCAGT GTAATGATCCTCCAGCTCCTGCAAGCTCGTACTTGTTGATCACAAATCTACGCACACAGCTGCAAATTTCTCTGGAAAAGAACTCGTGGCTTCAGAAACGCATTGAAGACCTGGAAGAGGAGAGAGACTTCCTGCGCTGTCAACTCGACCGCTTCATATTCTCCACCAAGAGTCAAGAAAGCAACG GCAATGATTCTCGCAGTTTTTCATGGAGGAGACAACGGGACAATGAACGTG ATCAGCAAGCAGAGGTTCAGCGTTCAGCCAACCGTCAGTCATTCCCACAGCGGCCTGCTCAGCAGCCCCCAACCAACTCCAAGGTCATGAGTACTGGTTCTGGGCCAATTAGTGCCCAGATAAGTTCAATGTTTGGTCCTTCCCACTCTCAGCCTCTCCTACACAGCCATGGAGGTGGAGGTAGCAGTAGTGGCAGTAGCAGTAACAACAGATCTATGAATGATCTACCAG AGTCACTCTCACTTTTGGGAGAAGATGAAGAATATTTGGAGGACAGCTACCTGGAAGAAGATGAAATGATGTCTGGGGAGGATGTGATGCCAGAAAACATGACTATAAGGAATATGGGTACCCCTGGGAGGCCTCCTGGGGGTCACCCTGCCCTGAAAAGGAGGAGAGTCTTCAGAATAGCCAGAggccgagagagacagagag TGAAAGATGCTGCTGGGGTGCTGTTCCGCTATAAGAAAATTCTGGTGACGTACCAGCGGCTGAAGAACATGTCCAAGGCTTTCCAGATCCATGGTGTGGACCGTAACACGGTGGCCTCCACAACCCCCATTGCAGAGCTGCTTCTTGTGGCTCCAGAGAAGCTGGCCGAGGTGGGCGAGTTTGACCCGTCCAAAGAGAAGCTGCTGGACTACGCACGGCGCTGCTACATCGCTTTGGACCCCCAAACCCGCAGCAAAGTTCAGGCACTGAAGAAGAACAATCTCTTACTCCCAATCTCTTATAG GTTGAAAGGAGCCGACGGCCGGTAA
- the arhgef5 gene encoding rho guanine nucleotide exchange factor 5 isoform X2, with amino-acid sequence MKMTDGENQAEGQNEMESGGHCEGPESMGGTRRISAAPHVKWAKNVLTEILGSSEDGIVIIPESSGDGVPTEAESQGDAPLYASVQKSRKPNHDRECIDSEVQHFKPEDTKTDVPVGNEIHLQVQGQLDGEEDLERLSDLQSLSSDNETDKEGSSKEGSIKTKKKNKKKAMWKILGSNSFRELGNEVWEKTAGIRRSVQKHSEEEEEAEGAGRDRRTRVFKTDEEYDELSFSWSELDLRTVKETLKRSKLRNSKFCNFQLYQQYSEVVQNRELIHQSHSDASSVFGDTHASSAPSSPSHSPTLARRPLPPLPPVLHPHSISQTNSVSSGSGLLSIPYDSYQRSASPRLSRSLASSPMLWQDLQGVRNNPDLKHLSEDERRLQEVRFEVVTSESSYCSSLDIVVEHFVKCKQLNVLLTSQDKNWLFSKLSDVRAVSHSFFSQLEERVESDIMHFTVCDIIIKHCPKFRAVYVPYLTNQSYQDKTYQRLMNENSGFRHIVEKLEQSPKCQRLPLRSFLILPFQRITRLKLLVQNIVKRIAPKTVDEAQAIKAMKLLEKMIQDSNDSISQMKNIESLVSLNAKVDFECKTLPLISQSRRLVKEGQVTELRDFTLKEKERSAYIHLFNDYLLLSLPKESSRFTVIDHAPVSDLRAENCRVKLHSLQKNIFRLHMAQKSLLLRAETLADKLRWISALSRPHPEIDFNAAQDIPQMQCIRAFVAQQPDELSLEKADVLLVHQQSNDGWVEGTRLSDRLRGWVPESHLETIVSEKARRRNLIDMQKITTATATA; translated from the exons ATGAAAATGACAGATGGAGAAAACCAAGCGGAAGGACAAAATGAAATGGAAAGTGGTGGCCATTGTGAGGGCCCAGAGAGTATGGGGGGTACAAGGCGCATCTCTGCTGCTCCGCATGTCAAATGGGCTAAGAATGTGCTCACTGAGATATTGGGTTCTTCTGAGGATGGGATTGTTATCATACCCGAGTCAAGTGGTGATGGAGTTCCAACTGAGGCTGAAAGTCAGGGAGATGCACCCCTCTATGCTAGTGTCCAGAAATCCCGTAAGCCCAACCATGACAGAGAATGCATAGACTCTGAGGTACAGCATTTTAAACCAGAGGACACGAAGACAGATGTACCGGTAGGAAATGAAATTCACTTACAGGTACAGGGGCAGTTGGATGGAGAAGAAGACCTGGAGCGACTCTCTGACCTGCAGAGTCTCTCTTCTGATAATGAAACAGATAAGGAGGGAAGCAGTAAAGAGGGAAGCATTAAAacgaaaaagaaaaacaagaaaaaagcaATGTGGAAAATTCTCGGCTCTAACAGTTTTCGAGAATTGGGGAATGAAGTATGGGAAAAGACGGCTGGGATCCGAAGGTCAGTACAGAAACacagtgaagaggaggaggaggcagaAGGAGCTGGAAGGGACCGCAGAACCCGAGTCTTCAAAACAG ATGAGGAATATGATGAACTGAGTTTCTCATGGAGTGAATTAGATCTGAG GACTGTTAAAGAAACACTTAAAAGATCAAAACTGAGGAACTCGAAATTTTGCA ATTTTCAGTTGTATCAGCAGTACAGCGAGGTGGTCCAGAACAGGGAGCTCATTCACCAGTCTCATTCCGATGCTAGCTCCGTGTTCGGGGACACCCATGCTTCCTCAGCACCCTCATCTCCGTCTCATTCCCCTACTCTGGCTCGCCGGCCCCTCCCACCTCTTCCTCCTGTGCTCCATCCCCATTCCATATCCCAGACAAACTCTGTCTCCAGTGGGAGTGGGTTGTTGAGTATACCTTATGACTCGTATCAGAGGTCCGCATCACCTCGGCTGTCCAGGTCCCTCGCCTCCTCGCCCATGCTGTGGCAGGACCTGCAGGGAGTGAGGAACAACCCTGATCTCAAACATCTCAGCGAGGATGAGCGACGCCTACAGGAG GTGAGATTTGAAGTGGTGACATCTGAATCATCATACTGCAGCAGTTTGGACATTGTAGTGGAGCACTTCGTCAAGTGCAAACAGCTCAACGTGCTCTTGACTTCACAAGACAAAAACTGGCTTTTTTCAAAGCTTAGTGATGTCAGAGCTGTCAGTCACAG CTTCTTCTCCCAGCTGGAGGAAAGAGTGGAGAGTGACATAATGCACTTTACAGTGTGTGACATCATCATCAAACACTGCCCAAAATTCCGAGCAGTCTATGTGCCCTACCTCACCAACCAGTCATACCAAGACAAGACATATCAAAGATTAAT GAATGAGAATAGTGGATTTCGCCACATTGTGGAAAAGTTGGAGCAAAGCCCCAAGTGTCAGAGACTTCCTTTACGCTCCTTCCTCATCCTCCCATTCCAGAGAATCACTCGGCTTAAACTGCTAGTACAG AATATAGTAAAGAGAATAGCTCCTAAGACAGTGGATGAGGCACAAGCAATAAAAGCCATGAAATTACTGGagaag ATGATTCAAGACAGTAATGACAGTATATCTCAGATGAAGAACATTGAATCCCTGGTGTCCCTCAATGCGAAGGTGGACTTTGAGTGCAAG ACTCTGCCACTGATCAGTCAGTCACGAAGGCTGGTGAAAGAGGGTCAAGTCACAGAGCTGAGGGACTTCACATTAAAGGAGAAAGAGAGAAGTGCCTATATCCACCTCTTCAATGACTACTTGCTTCTCTCGTTACCCAAAGA AAGTAGTCGATTTACCGTGATTGATCACGCTCCTGTATCAGACCTGAGAGCTGAAAACTGCAGAGTCAAGCTTCATTCACTACAGAAGAATATCTTCCGCCTGCACATGGCACAGAAATCCCTCCTACTACGAGCAGAAACGCT GGCTGATAAACTGCGTTGGATCTCTGCACTCTCTCGCCCTCATCCTGAAATTGACTTCAATGCCGCACAGG ACATTCCACAGATGCAGTGTATTAGAGCCTTTGTAGCTCAGCAACCTGATGAACTCAGCCTGGAGAAAGCTGACGTCCTGCTGGTTCATCAGCAGAGCAACGATG GCTGGGTGGAGGGAACACGTCTATCAGACAGACTTCGTGGATGGGTTCCTGAGTCTCACTTGGAAACAATAGTGAGTGAAAAAGCTCGTCGGCGCAATCTGATAGACATGCAGAAGATTACAACTGCAACAGCTACAGCGTGA